In Solanum stenotomum isolate F172 chromosome 6, ASM1918654v1, whole genome shotgun sequence, one DNA window encodes the following:
- the LOC125868416 gene encoding putative F-box protein At5g50220, whose amino-acid sequence MLPCDLLAEILSRLPAKNVCQLKCVSKHWLNTISTPHFKKLHYKKSIKNPHLVVIDESIKCNNYFTKTLTISTNNHLKQNPTPNLDKKFTLDILFQDNTYFSFSQCFICYNIKDNIWLYNLTTQQNQELPHVTTPMISFDLGYIPCSNEFKIVHVFGKKDDKVGYEIITLKDDNFVPNSWSILENHKNLYTRKIASLSVNGSIYWLVNDMQDDKKRIVCLGLENEEFRKISCPKESSITQKSLMIYQAQQLVEVKGFFGLAQFSAIFSNVNIFVLKQDKKEEEFWVKEFSINLCHMGHWFKIVGFVPFEEDNIYGEIIFIPNNGRLLLYNTKTGNFKNVGEFNLLRYNHHSLYFDSLFCLGSSG is encoded by the coding sequence ATGCTTCCTTGTGATTTATTAGCAGAGATCCTCTCAAGACTCCCAGCCAAAAATGTATGTCAATTAAAATGTGTTTCAAAACATTGGCTCAACACAATTTCCACACCTCACTTCAAGAAACTCCATTACAAAAAATCCATCAAAAATCCTCATCTAGTTGTAATTGATGAATCCATCAAATGCAACAACTATTTTACCAAAACTCTTACAATATCCACAAATAACCACCTTAAACAAAATCCAACACCAAATCTTGACAAAAAATTCACATTAGACATTTTGTTTCAAGACAACACCTATTTCTCTTTCAGCCAATGTTTCATTTGTTACAACATTAAAGACAACATTTGGTTATACAATCTAACCActcaacaaaatcaagaattgcCTCATGTTACAACCCCCATGATTAGTTTTGATTTAGGGTACATCCCATGTTCTAATGAATTCAAGATTGTTCATGTTTTTGGGAAAAAAGATGACAAAGTTGGATATGAGATTATAACTCTTAAAGATGACAACTTTGTcccaaattcttggagtattCTTGAAAATCATAAGAATTTATACACAAGAAAAATTGCATCTTTGAGTGTGAATGGCTCTATTTATTGGCTGGTCAATGATATGCAAGACGATAAAAAAAGAATTGTGTGTCTAGGCTTGGAAAATGAGGAATTTAGGAAAATTTCTTGTCCAAAAGAAAGTTCAATTACTCAAAAAAGTCTTATGATATATCAAGCACAACAACTAGTGGAAGTAAAGGGGTTTTTTGGGCTAGCACAATTTTCAGCAATTTTTTCAAATGTGAATATTTTTGTGCTTAAACAAGACAAGAAGGAGGAGGAGTTTTGGGTAAAAGAGTTTAGTATCAACTTGTGTCATATGGGGCATTGGTTTAAGATTGTGGGGTTTGTGCCTTTTGAAGAAGACAATATTTATGGGGAGATAATATTTATTCCAAACAATGGGAGACTCTTATTGTATAATACCAAAACAGGAAACTTTAAAAATGTGGGAGAGTTCAATTTATTGAGATATAATCATCATAGTTTGTATTTTGATAGTCTCTTTTGTTTAGGTAGCAGTGGATGA